From the Martelella mediterranea DSM 17316 genome, one window contains:
- a CDS encoding linear amide C-N hydrolase, with product MCTSLLLKDLSGSVYAGRTLELPVELPYLVAFLPKGTKLSSKAGNHAPLNYDCKYDVFGIVVPNGSADDLKVVEGLNDAGLNFSLLAFSETHGPDDTFAADVPVLSAIDLGAWMLARFSTVAEVKAALEEQSVLVDPLAALGGVVPPFHYTVHDKTGASIVIEFFNGERHVFDNPTGVMTNSPRFDWHLTNLNNYTHLSNVDHSNATFLGQDFIQPDSGIATVTLPSSDTAVDRFVRAVYYANFSEKTDGQEATIRQLGHVMNKFDRPKGASVYSSAKASALTKSAGDLTGQSGGAPPEFITEYTSWITLIDLARGAVFVRTYNSLGYAKFDLATLKEQASTPKIIPLEALGQHAFDADGLMAAH from the coding sequence ATGTGCACATCGCTTCTTCTCAAAGACCTTTCGGGCTCCGTCTATGCGGGGCGCACACTCGAACTGCCGGTGGAACTGCCCTATCTCGTCGCGTTCCTTCCGAAGGGCACGAAGCTTTCATCGAAGGCCGGCAACCACGCGCCGCTGAATTACGACTGCAAATATGACGTGTTCGGCATCGTCGTGCCCAATGGCAGCGCGGACGACCTCAAGGTCGTCGAAGGCTTGAACGATGCCGGGCTCAACTTCAGCCTGCTCGCCTTTTCCGAGACCCATGGTCCGGACGACACGTTTGCCGCCGATGTGCCGGTGCTTTCCGCCATCGATCTCGGCGCTTGGATGCTGGCGCGGTTTTCCACTGTCGCCGAGGTCAAGGCCGCGCTGGAGGAACAGTCCGTGCTGGTCGATCCGCTGGCCGCGCTGGGCGGCGTCGTGCCGCCGTTCCACTACACCGTTCACGACAAGACCGGCGCATCGATCGTGATCGAGTTCTTCAACGGCGAGCGCCATGTGTTCGACAATCCGACCGGGGTGATGACCAACAGCCCGCGCTTCGACTGGCACCTGACCAACCTCAACAATTACACCCATCTCAGCAATGTCGATCATTCCAACGCGACCTTTCTCGGCCAGGACTTCATCCAGCCGGATTCGGGCATCGCCACGGTTACGCTGCCCTCCTCCGACACCGCTGTCGATCGCTTCGTACGCGCGGTCTACTATGCCAATTTCTCCGAAAAGACCGACGGCCAGGAAGCGACGATCCGACAGCTCGGCCATGTCATGAACAAGTTCGACCGCCCGAAGGGCGCCTCGGTCTATTCGAGCGCGAAAGCGAGCGCCCTGACCAAATCGGCAGGCGACCTGACGGGCCAGTCCGGCGGGGCGCCGCCCGAATTCATTACCGAATATACCTCGTGGATCACCCTGATCGACCTCGCCCGCGGCGCCGTCTTCGTTCGGACTTACAACAGCCTGGGCTATGCGAAGTTCGATCTGGCGACGCTGAAGGAGCAGGCATCGACGCCGAAGATCATCCCGCTCGAAGCGCTCGGCCAACACGCATTCGACGCTGACGGGCTCATGGCCGCGCACTGA
- a CDS encoding YrhK family protein: MNQKAQNPAREPHEEARGPWPFVTLRRYHRAGRPLLWLARDHRKGLFRERRALEHTRAAPWHTARYNWIMGLIFCIGSFLFMLGSVLALFPALTKGLPDWAANVTFFAGSIPFTTAAYLQLFQAANADETYTSGAKRPNLFGWDPKSVGWISAATQFVGTVAFNFNTFDAIKAPSGWLMQNTVIWLPGMIGSVLFLVSAYLAYIETSHAHDIRPRREIAWWIVAINLLGCIAFMIASTVAYVPHGTDPQWALDASNANLWFGAFCFFVAAALSMVEARHAAH, encoded by the coding sequence ATGAACCAGAAAGCCCAAAACCCCGCCAGAGAGCCCCATGAGGAGGCGCGCGGCCCCTGGCCGTTCGTGACGCTCCGCCGGTATCACAGGGCCGGAAGACCGCTGCTCTGGCTCGCCCGCGACCACCGCAAGGGACTGTTCCGGGAACGGCGCGCGCTGGAGCACACCCGGGCAGCGCCCTGGCACACCGCGCGCTACAACTGGATCATGGGGCTGATCTTCTGCATCGGCTCGTTCCTGTTCATGCTCGGCAGCGTGCTGGCGCTGTTTCCGGCGCTGACCAAAGGCCTGCCGGACTGGGCGGCCAATGTCACCTTCTTCGCCGGCTCGATCCCGTTTACCACCGCCGCCTATCTTCAGCTTTTCCAGGCGGCCAATGCCGACGAGACCTATACCAGCGGCGCGAAGCGGCCCAACCTCTTCGGATGGGACCCCAAAAGCGTCGGCTGGATCAGCGCCGCGACCCAGTTCGTGGGTACCGTCGCCTTCAACTTCAACACCTTCGACGCCATCAAGGCCCCGTCCGGCTGGCTGATGCAGAATACCGTGATCTGGCTGCCCGGCATGATCGGCTCGGTGCTGTTCCTGGTCTCGGCCTATCTCGCCTATATCGAGACCAGCCATGCGCACGACATCCGCCCGCGGCGCGAGATCGCCTGGTGGATCGTCGCGATCAATCTTCTCGGCTGCATCGCCTTCATGATCGCCTCGACGGTCGCCTATGTGCCCCATGGCACCGATCCGCAATGGGCGCTCGATGCCTCCAACGCCAATCTCTGGTTCGGGGCCTTCTGCTTTTTCGTCGCCGCCGCGCTGAGCATGGTCGAGGCGCGCCACGCGGCGCATTGA
- the aspT gene encoding aspartate-alanine antiporter, with amino-acid sequence MLDWLATTLRENVEIPLFLALFAGYTLGRVKIAGISLGDVTATLLAALVIGQIGITVSNDVKTVFFVFYLFAVGYSAGPQFVRGLFSGGLQQAAFAALVCLMSLGAVYLAVRLAGYDVGIAAGLYAGSTTTSSALGLSQTAISQSAISAAAKTSANQILPAAFSISYVIGTFGSVVMLGILGPKLMRVDIAAACRDYIRRVGGAGDRSGRGTAWHQYVARAYRVDEGAPLDGLTVFAAEHFFKGHRLFIARLRRDGAITEATADTVIKPGDVLAFAGERHVLLGEIGRVLAEVDDAELLGVQVEGTDILVTAKNIHRKSLSELAHMPETRGIFLTGIRRGAMSVDIPILPDTRLYRGDVVTVVGRSADISAVARKFGYLDRETNRADIAFIAAAIIVGALIGSLTLRVGSVPLTLSTAGGVLLVGLLFGWLRSIRPAFGRVPQATTWFMNSIGLNMFIAVVGLSAGPSVIAGLKELGFVFVLWSIFAAALPMLLSIYIGKYIFRFDDAILLGCCAGARTAAAPLGMITDKAESQVPSLGFSVPYATSSTILTLFGIVIVLIS; translated from the coding sequence ATGCTCGACTGGCTGGCAACCACGCTGCGTGAAAACGTGGAAATTCCCCTCTTCCTCGCCCTGTTCGCGGGCTACACTCTCGGACGGGTCAAGATCGCTGGCATCTCGCTCGGCGATGTCACCGCAACGCTGCTGGCAGCATTGGTGATCGGCCAGATCGGCATCACCGTCTCGAACGACGTGAAGACGGTGTTCTTCGTGTTCTATTTGTTTGCCGTCGGATACAGCGCGGGGCCGCAATTCGTGCGCGGTCTCTTCTCGGGCGGGCTGCAGCAGGCGGCGTTCGCCGCGCTCGTCTGCCTGATGAGCCTCGGCGCGGTCTACCTCGCCGTCCGCCTTGCCGGATATGACGTCGGCATTGCCGCCGGGCTCTACGCCGGCTCGACCACGACATCATCCGCGCTCGGCCTCTCCCAAACAGCGATTTCGCAATCGGCGATCTCTGCCGCCGCCAAGACCAGCGCCAACCAGATCCTCCCCGCCGCTTTCTCGATCAGCTATGTGATCGGCACATTCGGCTCGGTGGTGATGCTCGGCATACTGGGCCCCAAGCTGATGCGGGTCGACATCGCCGCCGCCTGCCGCGACTATATCCGCCGGGTCGGCGGCGCCGGCGACCGCAGCGGCCGAGGCACGGCCTGGCATCAATATGTCGCGCGCGCCTACCGCGTTGACGAGGGCGCGCCGCTCGACGGGTTGACGGTCTTTGCGGCCGAACATTTCTTCAAGGGCCACCGCCTGTTCATCGCCCGCCTGCGCCGGGACGGCGCGATCACCGAGGCGACCGCCGACACGGTTATCAAGCCGGGCGATGTCCTTGCCTTCGCCGGCGAGCGCCACGTGCTGCTCGGCGAGATCGGCAGGGTGCTCGCCGAGGTCGATGACGCGGAGCTTCTCGGCGTGCAGGTCGAGGGCACCGACATTTTGGTGACGGCGAAGAACATTCACCGCAAGTCGCTTTCCGAACTCGCCCACATGCCCGAGACGCGCGGGATATTCCTCACGGGCATCCGGCGGGGCGCCATGTCGGTCGACATACCGATCCTGCCCGATACCAGGCTCTATCGCGGCGATGTCGTCACCGTGGTCGGGCGCTCGGCGGATATTTCAGCGGTAGCACGCAAGTTCGGCTATCTCGACCGCGAGACCAACCGCGCCGACATCGCCTTCATCGCCGCCGCCATTATCGTCGGCGCGCTGATCGGTTCGCTGACGCTCCGGGTCGGCTCGGTGCCGCTGACGCTGTCGACGGCTGGCGGCGTGCTGCTGGTCGGCCTGCTATTCGGCTGGCTGCGCTCGATCCGCCCTGCCTTCGGCCGGGTGCCGCAGGCAACGACCTGGTTCATGAACTCGATCGGGCTCAACATGTTCATCGCCGTGGTCGGCCTCTCGGCGGGGCCAAGCGTGATCGCGGGATTGAAGGAGCTTGGTTTCGTCTTCGTGCTGTGGAGCATTTTCGCGGCTGCGCTGCCAATGCTGCTGTCGATCTATATCGGCAAATACATCTTCCGCTTCGATGATGCGATCCTGCTCGGTTGCTGCGCCGGCGCGCGCACGGCCGCCGCTCCGCTTGGCATGATCACCGACAAGGCGGAAAGCCAGGTGCCGTCTCTCGGCTTTTCGGTCCCCTACGCAACATCGAGCACGATCCTGACCCTGTTCGGCATCGTGATCGTGCTGATAAGCTGA
- a CDS encoding calcium:proton antiporter translates to MHARNSIPRWSLLLPIAALAWAALEITGVLHDTATVFVLPAILLLGGSVFASVLHAEVLGARLGEPMGSIILACCVTLIEVALIISIMLSGIEGGEEVARDTVFAAVMIVLNGIIGLCLVRGGRIYHEQSFKLPAASAALAVLGTLSTLAFVLPNFAISGADRQYSWAQLLVISLCCLTLYGVFLFVQTVRHRNYFVDDADGPAPEGEEGFFPEHPEKPSARMTAISAVMLPVSLLVVILLAEALSHPLDLAITSAGLPHALVGVVIAALVLLPEGISSVQAAAKNRIQQSINLVLGSALASIGMSIPIVALVSIFIGQQLTLGLEPEQMVMLLLTLFVSTLTLGTGRTTVLQGAVHLVIFVVFVLLTLVP, encoded by the coding sequence ATGCACGCCCGCAATTCGATCCCCCGGTGGAGCCTGTTGCTGCCGATCGCCGCCCTCGCATGGGCCGCGCTTGAGATCACCGGCGTGCTACACGACACCGCCACGGTGTTCGTGTTGCCGGCGATCCTGCTTCTCGGCGGCTCGGTGTTCGCCTCGGTGCTGCATGCCGAGGTGCTGGGCGCCAGGCTCGGCGAGCCGATGGGCTCGATCATCCTCGCCTGCTGCGTGACGCTGATCGAGGTCGCGCTGATCATCTCGATCATGCTCTCCGGCATCGAGGGCGGAGAAGAGGTCGCACGCGACACGGTGTTCGCCGCGGTGATGATCGTGCTGAACGGTATCATCGGCCTCTGCCTCGTGCGTGGCGGCCGGATTTATCACGAGCAGAGCTTCAAGCTGCCCGCCGCCTCGGCCGCGCTCGCCGTGCTCGGCACGCTCTCGACGCTCGCCTTCGTGCTCCCCAATTTCGCGATCTCCGGCGCGGACAGGCAGTATTCCTGGGCGCAGCTTCTGGTCATCAGCCTGTGTTGCCTGACGCTCTACGGCGTATTCCTGTTCGTGCAGACCGTGCGCCATCGTAACTATTTCGTCGACGACGCCGATGGTCCTGCGCCGGAGGGCGAAGAAGGCTTCTTCCCCGAACACCCCGAAAAGCCATCGGCACGGATGACGGCGATCAGTGCCGTCATGCTGCCGGTGTCGCTGCTGGTGGTGATTCTGCTCGCCGAGGCGCTGTCGCACCCTCTTGACCTCGCCATCACCTCAGCCGGCCTGCCGCATGCGCTGGTGGGTGTCGTGATCGCGGCGCTCGTGCTGTTGCCGGAAGGCATTTCCTCGGTGCAGGCGGCGGCGAAGAACCGGATCCAGCAGAGCATCAACCTGGTGCTGGGTTCGGCGCTTGCCAGCATCGGCATGTCGATCCCGATCGTGGCGCTGGTGTCGATCTTCATCGGCCAGCAGCTCACCCTCGGCCTCGAGCCGGAACAGATGGTGATGCTGCTTCTGACCCTGTTCGTGAGCACGCTCACGCTCGGCACGGGACGGACGACGGTGCTGCAAGGCGCGGTGCACCTCGTCATCTTCGTCGTCTTCGTCCTGTTGACGCTGGTGCCCTGA
- a CDS encoding TolC family protein encodes MRRHLMPALGRGAFLAMMLALSGCVADTLALAPQSPDAQWQPGDGDSAGEMRRQAEASGALALTAPAVDESRLYSLPQLIDLAQRSNPDTRVAWEQARQAALAVGMAEATYLPVITANVIGGSNENAAELPIPIGGNAYFNSNINGVVPFMALQWLAFDFGGRSAVVEGAKQLSLAANYQFNATHQRLIFEVTSAFHDYNAARAHSRAAGQALANSRTVYDAIRARRERGLATSVDLAQAEQIVAQEELRVVQARGSEQDTYQALLGAVGLSPMTKLKIEDTKDRRLPRASSMPTETMIEIALANRPDIFAGYAALEASRQGVKKAKSDFMPKIGVFGTLSTYETQLDAAGLPAVENNGLNGNIMFGATIPLYDAGMRDANLKQAQSRVEAAERNFDQLKDAAAREIVVASNALTTAIQANDSAVKLRQAAYKTYDSALESYQNGVGTVSALATAQNGLLDARLAEGDAREAAFTAAANLAFVLGTSTSAIPAGTPR; translated from the coding sequence ATGAGACGACATCTGATGCCTGCCCTCGGCCGCGGCGCGTTTCTCGCTATGATGCTGGCGCTTTCCGGCTGCGTGGCCGACACGCTCGCGCTCGCCCCGCAATCACCCGACGCGCAATGGCAGCCCGGTGACGGCGATTCCGCCGGCGAGATGCGCCGGCAGGCCGAGGCAAGCGGCGCGCTGGCGCTCACAGCGCCGGCGGTGGACGAAAGCCGGCTCTACAGCCTGCCGCAACTGATCGATCTCGCCCAGCGCAGCAATCCCGATACCCGCGTCGCCTGGGAACAGGCCCGGCAGGCAGCGCTCGCCGTCGGCATGGCGGAGGCGACCTATCTGCCGGTGATCACCGCCAATGTCATCGGCGGCAGCAACGAGAATGCCGCCGAACTGCCGATACCGATCGGCGGCAATGCCTATTTCAACTCCAATATCAACGGCGTCGTGCCGTTCATGGCGCTGCAGTGGCTGGCCTTCGATTTTGGTGGCCGTAGCGCGGTGGTGGAAGGGGCGAAGCAATTGTCGCTGGCCGCCAACTACCAGTTCAACGCCACCCATCAGCGGCTGATCTTCGAGGTCACCAGCGCATTCCACGATTACAACGCCGCCCGCGCCCACAGCCGCGCTGCCGGCCAGGCGCTTGCCAACAGCCGCACGGTTTACGACGCGATCAGGGCGCGGCGCGAGCGCGGGCTCGCCACCTCGGTCGACCTTGCCCAGGCCGAGCAGATCGTGGCGCAGGAGGAGTTGCGCGTGGTTCAGGCGCGCGGCAGCGAACAGGATACCTATCAGGCGCTGCTTGGGGCGGTCGGCCTCTCGCCGATGACCAAGCTGAAGATCGAGGACACCAAGGATCGCAGGCTTCCGCGCGCCTCCAGCATGCCGACCGAGACGATGATCGAAATCGCGCTCGCCAACCGTCCCGATATCTTCGCAGGCTATGCCGCGCTTGAGGCGAGCCGTCAGGGCGTCAAGAAGGCGAAATCCGATTTCATGCCGAAGATCGGCGTGTTCGGAACGCTCTCCACCTATGAGACCCAGCTCGACGCCGCCGGGCTGCCCGCGGTGGAAAACAACGGCCTCAACGGCAACATCATGTTCGGCGCCACCATCCCGCTCTACGATGCCGGCATGCGCGACGCCAATCTGAAGCAGGCCCAAAGCCGGGTCGAGGCCGCCGAGCGCAATTTCGACCAGTTGAAGGATGCCGCCGCCCGCGAAATCGTGGTCGCCTCCAATGCGCTGACAACGGCGATCCAGGCCAATGATTCCGCCGTCAAGCTGCGGCAGGCGGCCTACAAGACATATGATTCGGCGCTCGAATCCTACCAGAACGGCGTCGGCACGGTTTCCGCTCTCGCCACGGCGCAAAACGGCCTGCTCGACGCGCGGCTCGCCGAGGGCGATGCGCGCGAGGCGGCCTTCACGGCGGCGGCCAACCTCGCCTTCGTGCTCGGCACATCGACCAGCGCGATACCGGCCGGGACGCCACGATAA